The following are encoded together in the Coffea arabica cultivar ET-39 chromosome 1c, Coffea Arabica ET-39 HiFi, whole genome shotgun sequence genome:
- the LOC113730902 gene encoding ubiquitin-activating enzyme E1 1-like isoform X2: MLPRKRTVEGEAVDGGDDKIDFGSSSSCDRESVLKKLRIEGSVSSTSTEKTTTSGGEVKISGSGADLGSSSNGKDSGERSLTEMAFDDGNPHDIDEDLHSRQLAVYGRETMRRLFASNVLVSGMQGLGAEIAKNLILAGVKSVTLHDEGSVDLWDLSSNFVFTENDIGKNRALASVQKLQELNNAVVVTALSTQLTKEQLSDFQAVVFTDISLDKAIEFNDFCHNHQPPIAFIKTEVRGLFGNVFCDFGPEFTVVDVDGEEPHTGIIASISNDNPAMVSCVDDERLEFQDGDLVVFSEIKGMTELNDGKPRKIKNTRPYSFILEEDTANFGPYERGGIVTQVKQPKILNFKPLREALKDPGDFLLSDFSKFDRPPLLHLAFIALDKFVAGHGRLPVAGSEEDANKLISIARDLNEALGDGKLEDINPKLLQHFAFGARAVLNPMAAMFGGIVGQEVVKACSGKFHPLLQFFYFDSVESLPTEPLEASDFKPLNTRYDAQISVFGAKLQKKLEDAKVFVVGSGALGCEFLKNLALMGVSCGSDGKLTVTDDDVIEKSNLSRQFLFRDWNIGQAKSTVAASSAASINPRLHIEALQNRVGPETENVFDDTFWENLTLVINALDNVNARLYVDQRCLYFQKPLLESGTLGAKCNTQMVIPHLTENYGASRDPPEKQAPMCTVHSFPHNIDHCLTWARSEFEGLLEKTPAEVNAYLSNPSEYTSAMRNAGDAQARDNLERVIECLNRERCETFQDCITWARLKFEDYFSNRVKQLIFTFPEDAATSTGAPFWSAPKRFPRPLQFSDADPSHLHFIMAASILRAETFGIPVPDWAQNPKKLAEAVNKVMVPDFQPKKDVKIVTDEKATSLSTASIDDAAVINELIMKLEHCRKNLTPGYRMKPIQFEKDDDTNYHMDVIAALANMRARNYSIPEVDKLKAKFIAGRIIPAIATSTAMATGLVCLELYKVLNGGHKIEDYRNTYATLALPFFSMSEPVQPKVIKHQDMSWTVWDRWIIKDNPTLRELLKWLADKGLNAYSISCGSCLLYNSMFPRHKERMDKKVVDLAREVAKVEIPAYRGHLDVVVACEDDEDNDIDIPLISIYFR; encoded by the exons ATGCTTCCTAGAAAGAGAACTGTTGAAGGCGAGGCAGTTGACGGAGGCGACGACAAAATTGATTTTGGTAGCAGTAGCAGTTGCGATAGGGAGAGCGTTCTCAAGAAGCTTCGGATCGAAGGTTCGGTTTCTTCCACGTCGACCGAGAAGACCACTACCAGCGGCGGCGAAGTAAAAATTAGCGGCTCCGGTGCTGATTTAGGGAGTTCCAGTAACGGTAAGGACAGCGGTGAACGGTCACTGACTGAGATGGCCTTTGATGACGGTAATCCGCATGATATTGATGAAGATCTCCACAGCCGGCAGCTTGCCGTGTATGGTCGCGAGACCATGCGGCGGCTTTTCGCTTCGAATGTTCTTGTCTCCGGGATGCAAGGCCTCGGTGCTGAAATTG CAAAGAACCTTATACTTGCTGGTGTGAAGTCTGTGACGTTACATGATGAAGGATCAGTGGATTTATGGGATCTGTCCAGCAATTTTGTTTTTACAGAGAATGATATCGGTAAAAACAGGGCACTTGCTTCTGTTCAAAAGCTACAGGAGCTTAACAATGCTGTAGTAGTTACGGCTCTTTCAACTCAATTGACTAAAGAACAACTTTCTGATTTCCAG GCTGTAGTTTTTACTGATATCAGCTTAGACAAGGCAATTGAATTCAATGATTTTTGTCACAACCATCAACCTCCTATTGCTTTTATAAAGACAGAAGTGCGAGGCCTTTTTGGCAATGTGTTCTGTGATTTTGGCCCTGAGTTCACTGTGGTTGATGTTGATGGTGAGGAGCCTCATACTGGTATTATTGCCTCTATCAGCAATGATAATCCAGCTATGGTGTCATGTGTGGACGATGAAAGGCTTGAGTTTCAGGATGGGGATCTTGTTGTGTTCTCAGAAATTAAAGGCATGACAGAACTTAATGATGGAAAGCcaagaaagataaaaaataCAAGGCCTTATTCATTCATCCTTGAGGAggatactgctaattttggtccATATGAGAGAGGTGGCATTGTAACTCAGGTGAAGCAACCCAAGATTTTGAACTTCAAACCACTGAGAGAAGCACTAAAAGATCCTGGTGATTTTCTTCTTAGTGATTTCTCCAAGTTTGATCGCCCGCCTCTTCTGCATTTGGCCTTTATAGCACTAGACAAGTTTGTGGCTGGGCATGGACGCCTCCCTGTTGCAGGTTCAGAGGAGGATGCTAATAAGCTTATATCTATTGCCAGAGACTTAAATGAAGCACTAGGGGATGGGAAACTGGAAGATATCAACCCAAAACTTTTGCAGCATTTTGCCTTTGGTGCCCGAGCTGTTCTGAATCCCATGGCTGCCATGTTTGGTGGTATTGTTGGTCAGGAGGTTGTCAAGGCATGCTCTGGAAAGTTTCATCCTCTTTTGCAG TTCTTCTACTTTGACTCTGTTGAGTCTCTTCCCACTGAGCCATTGGAAGCTAGTGATTTCAAGCCATTGAACACTCGTTATGATGCCCAGATTTCAGTTTTTGGTGCTAAACTCCAGAAAAAGCTAGAAGATGCTAAAGTCTTTGTTGTAGGTTCTGGTGCACTGGGTTGTGAATTCCTCAAGAATTTGGCTCTAATGGGAGTTTCTTGCGGCAGTGATGGGAAGTTAACAGTCACAGATGATGATGTTATAGAGAAGAGTAACCTTAGTAGGCAATTCTTGTTCCGCGACTGGAACATTGGCCAGGCCAAATCAACCGTTGCTGCTTCATCTGCTGCATCAATAAATCCTCGCCTTCACATTGAAGCATTGCAGAATCGTGTTGGCCCTGAGACGGAGAATGTGTTTGATGACACCTTTTGGGAGAACTTGACTCTTGTTATTAATGCCCTTGACAATGTCAATGCCAGGCTTTATGTTGATCAGAGATGTTTGTATTTCCAGAAGCCACTTCTAGAGTCTGGTACTCTTGGTGCCAAGTGCAATACTCAAATGGTCATTCCCCACTTGACTGAGAACTATGGTGCATCAAGAGATCCTCCGGAGAAACAGGCACCTATGTGCACTGTGCATTCATTCCCCCACAACATTGACCATTGCTTGACCTGGGCCAGATCAGAGTTTGAGGGCCTGCTTGAAAAAACACCAGCCGAGGTGAATGCTTACCTTTCAAATCCAAGTGAATATACATCTGCAATGAGAAATGCTGGTGATGCGCAGGCCAGGGACAATTTGGAACGTGTTATTGAGTGCCTCAACAGGGAAAGATGTGAAACATTCCAAGATTGTATTACATGGGCTAGACTCAA GTTTGAAGATTATTTTTCCAACCGTGTGAAACAGTTGATTTTTACTTTCCCTGAAGATGCTGCAACCAGTACTGGAGCACCATTCTGGTCAGCCCCCAAACGGTTCCCTCGACCCCTCCAGTTCTCTGATGCTGATCCAAGTCATCTCCACTTCATCATGGCAGCATCCATACTGCGTGCTGAGACATTTGGTATTCCTGTCCCTGACTGGGCCCAGAACCCAAAGAAACTGGCTGAAGCTGTAAACAAAGTCATGGTTCCCGACTTTCAGCCAAAGAAAGATGTGAAAATTGTGACAGATGAAAAGGCTACAAGTCTCTCTACTGCTTCAATAGATGACGCTGCTGTCATCAATGAATTAATAATGAAGCTGGAGCATTGTCGGAAGAACCTAACTCCAGGATATAGGATGAAACCAATTCAGTTTGAGAAG GATGACGATACAAATTATCATATGGATGTGATAGCAGCACTTGCTAACATGAGAGCAAGAAATTACTCTATACCTGAAGTTGACAAGCTGAAAGCCAAATTCATCGCTGGAAGGATTATTCCTGCAATTGCCACATCCACTGCAATGGCTACTGGATTAGTTTGCCTTGAGCTCTACAAGGTGCTAAATGGGGGACACAAGATAGAGGATTATCGTAACACCTATGCTACTTTAGCTCTGCCGTTCTTCTCCATGTCTGAACCGGTTCAGCCAAAGGTTATCAAGCATCAGGACATGAGCTGGACTGTTTGGGACAGGTGGATAATAAAGGACAATCCTACTTTGAGGGAACTGCTTAAATGGCTTGCTGACAAAGGCCTAAATGCTTATAGCATCTCGTGTGGAAGTTGCTTGCTCTATAACAGCATGTTCCCTAGGCATAAAGAACGAATGGACAAGAAGGTAGTGGATCTGGCAAGGGAGGTGGCCAAGGTGGAGATTCCAGCATATCGCGGGCACTTGgatgttgtagtagcttgcgAGGATGATGAAGATAATGACATTGACATCCCTCTCATATCCATTTACTTTCGTTAG
- the LOC113730902 gene encoding ubiquitin-activating enzyme E1 1-like isoform X1, whose amino-acid sequence MALFIRLGLGFIVGVVSPVFIGILLSKSSDLALLPVCLTIIILIVVLMGNCGAFSSLLHYMLPRKRTVEGEAVDGGDDKIDFGSSSSCDRESVLKKLRIEGSVSSTSTEKTTTSGGEVKISGSGADLGSSSNGKDSGERSLTEMAFDDGNPHDIDEDLHSRQLAVYGRETMRRLFASNVLVSGMQGLGAEIAKNLILAGVKSVTLHDEGSVDLWDLSSNFVFTENDIGKNRALASVQKLQELNNAVVVTALSTQLTKEQLSDFQAVVFTDISLDKAIEFNDFCHNHQPPIAFIKTEVRGLFGNVFCDFGPEFTVVDVDGEEPHTGIIASISNDNPAMVSCVDDERLEFQDGDLVVFSEIKGMTELNDGKPRKIKNTRPYSFILEEDTANFGPYERGGIVTQVKQPKILNFKPLREALKDPGDFLLSDFSKFDRPPLLHLAFIALDKFVAGHGRLPVAGSEEDANKLISIARDLNEALGDGKLEDINPKLLQHFAFGARAVLNPMAAMFGGIVGQEVVKACSGKFHPLLQFFYFDSVESLPTEPLEASDFKPLNTRYDAQISVFGAKLQKKLEDAKVFVVGSGALGCEFLKNLALMGVSCGSDGKLTVTDDDVIEKSNLSRQFLFRDWNIGQAKSTVAASSAASINPRLHIEALQNRVGPETENVFDDTFWENLTLVINALDNVNARLYVDQRCLYFQKPLLESGTLGAKCNTQMVIPHLTENYGASRDPPEKQAPMCTVHSFPHNIDHCLTWARSEFEGLLEKTPAEVNAYLSNPSEYTSAMRNAGDAQARDNLERVIECLNRERCETFQDCITWARLKFEDYFSNRVKQLIFTFPEDAATSTGAPFWSAPKRFPRPLQFSDADPSHLHFIMAASILRAETFGIPVPDWAQNPKKLAEAVNKVMVPDFQPKKDVKIVTDEKATSLSTASIDDAAVINELIMKLEHCRKNLTPGYRMKPIQFEKDDDTNYHMDVIAALANMRARNYSIPEVDKLKAKFIAGRIIPAIATSTAMATGLVCLELYKVLNGGHKIEDYRNTYATLALPFFSMSEPVQPKVIKHQDMSWTVWDRWIIKDNPTLRELLKWLADKGLNAYSISCGSCLLYNSMFPRHKERMDKKVVDLAREVAKVEIPAYRGHLDVVVACEDDEDNDIDIPLISIYFR is encoded by the exons ATGGCACTATTTATCAGGCTAGGGTTAGGGTTCATCGTCGGTGTTGTTTCACCtgtttttattggaattttgCTTTCTAAATCCTCCGATCTTGCTCTTTTACCTGTTTGTTTGACGATAATTATATTGATTGTTGTTTTGATGGGGAATTGTGGAGCGTTCAGCAGCTTGTTGCACTATATGCTTCCTAGAAAGAGAACTGTTGAAGGCGAGGCAGTTGACGGAGGCGACGACAAAATTGATTTTGGTAGCAGTAGCAGTTGCGATAGGGAGAGCGTTCTCAAGAAGCTTCGGATCGAAGGTTCGGTTTCTTCCACGTCGACCGAGAAGACCACTACCAGCGGCGGCGAAGTAAAAATTAGCGGCTCCGGTGCTGATTTAGGGAGTTCCAGTAACGGTAAGGACAGCGGTGAACGGTCACTGACTGAGATGGCCTTTGATGACGGTAATCCGCATGATATTGATGAAGATCTCCACAGCCGGCAGCTTGCCGTGTATGGTCGCGAGACCATGCGGCGGCTTTTCGCTTCGAATGTTCTTGTCTCCGGGATGCAAGGCCTCGGTGCTGAAATTG CAAAGAACCTTATACTTGCTGGTGTGAAGTCTGTGACGTTACATGATGAAGGATCAGTGGATTTATGGGATCTGTCCAGCAATTTTGTTTTTACAGAGAATGATATCGGTAAAAACAGGGCACTTGCTTCTGTTCAAAAGCTACAGGAGCTTAACAATGCTGTAGTAGTTACGGCTCTTTCAACTCAATTGACTAAAGAACAACTTTCTGATTTCCAG GCTGTAGTTTTTACTGATATCAGCTTAGACAAGGCAATTGAATTCAATGATTTTTGTCACAACCATCAACCTCCTATTGCTTTTATAAAGACAGAAGTGCGAGGCCTTTTTGGCAATGTGTTCTGTGATTTTGGCCCTGAGTTCACTGTGGTTGATGTTGATGGTGAGGAGCCTCATACTGGTATTATTGCCTCTATCAGCAATGATAATCCAGCTATGGTGTCATGTGTGGACGATGAAAGGCTTGAGTTTCAGGATGGGGATCTTGTTGTGTTCTCAGAAATTAAAGGCATGACAGAACTTAATGATGGAAAGCcaagaaagataaaaaataCAAGGCCTTATTCATTCATCCTTGAGGAggatactgctaattttggtccATATGAGAGAGGTGGCATTGTAACTCAGGTGAAGCAACCCAAGATTTTGAACTTCAAACCACTGAGAGAAGCACTAAAAGATCCTGGTGATTTTCTTCTTAGTGATTTCTCCAAGTTTGATCGCCCGCCTCTTCTGCATTTGGCCTTTATAGCACTAGACAAGTTTGTGGCTGGGCATGGACGCCTCCCTGTTGCAGGTTCAGAGGAGGATGCTAATAAGCTTATATCTATTGCCAGAGACTTAAATGAAGCACTAGGGGATGGGAAACTGGAAGATATCAACCCAAAACTTTTGCAGCATTTTGCCTTTGGTGCCCGAGCTGTTCTGAATCCCATGGCTGCCATGTTTGGTGGTATTGTTGGTCAGGAGGTTGTCAAGGCATGCTCTGGAAAGTTTCATCCTCTTTTGCAG TTCTTCTACTTTGACTCTGTTGAGTCTCTTCCCACTGAGCCATTGGAAGCTAGTGATTTCAAGCCATTGAACACTCGTTATGATGCCCAGATTTCAGTTTTTGGTGCTAAACTCCAGAAAAAGCTAGAAGATGCTAAAGTCTTTGTTGTAGGTTCTGGTGCACTGGGTTGTGAATTCCTCAAGAATTTGGCTCTAATGGGAGTTTCTTGCGGCAGTGATGGGAAGTTAACAGTCACAGATGATGATGTTATAGAGAAGAGTAACCTTAGTAGGCAATTCTTGTTCCGCGACTGGAACATTGGCCAGGCCAAATCAACCGTTGCTGCTTCATCTGCTGCATCAATAAATCCTCGCCTTCACATTGAAGCATTGCAGAATCGTGTTGGCCCTGAGACGGAGAATGTGTTTGATGACACCTTTTGGGAGAACTTGACTCTTGTTATTAATGCCCTTGACAATGTCAATGCCAGGCTTTATGTTGATCAGAGATGTTTGTATTTCCAGAAGCCACTTCTAGAGTCTGGTACTCTTGGTGCCAAGTGCAATACTCAAATGGTCATTCCCCACTTGACTGAGAACTATGGTGCATCAAGAGATCCTCCGGAGAAACAGGCACCTATGTGCACTGTGCATTCATTCCCCCACAACATTGACCATTGCTTGACCTGGGCCAGATCAGAGTTTGAGGGCCTGCTTGAAAAAACACCAGCCGAGGTGAATGCTTACCTTTCAAATCCAAGTGAATATACATCTGCAATGAGAAATGCTGGTGATGCGCAGGCCAGGGACAATTTGGAACGTGTTATTGAGTGCCTCAACAGGGAAAGATGTGAAACATTCCAAGATTGTATTACATGGGCTAGACTCAA GTTTGAAGATTATTTTTCCAACCGTGTGAAACAGTTGATTTTTACTTTCCCTGAAGATGCTGCAACCAGTACTGGAGCACCATTCTGGTCAGCCCCCAAACGGTTCCCTCGACCCCTCCAGTTCTCTGATGCTGATCCAAGTCATCTCCACTTCATCATGGCAGCATCCATACTGCGTGCTGAGACATTTGGTATTCCTGTCCCTGACTGGGCCCAGAACCCAAAGAAACTGGCTGAAGCTGTAAACAAAGTCATGGTTCCCGACTTTCAGCCAAAGAAAGATGTGAAAATTGTGACAGATGAAAAGGCTACAAGTCTCTCTACTGCTTCAATAGATGACGCTGCTGTCATCAATGAATTAATAATGAAGCTGGAGCATTGTCGGAAGAACCTAACTCCAGGATATAGGATGAAACCAATTCAGTTTGAGAAG GATGACGATACAAATTATCATATGGATGTGATAGCAGCACTTGCTAACATGAGAGCAAGAAATTACTCTATACCTGAAGTTGACAAGCTGAAAGCCAAATTCATCGCTGGAAGGATTATTCCTGCAATTGCCACATCCACTGCAATGGCTACTGGATTAGTTTGCCTTGAGCTCTACAAGGTGCTAAATGGGGGACACAAGATAGAGGATTATCGTAACACCTATGCTACTTTAGCTCTGCCGTTCTTCTCCATGTCTGAACCGGTTCAGCCAAAGGTTATCAAGCATCAGGACATGAGCTGGACTGTTTGGGACAGGTGGATAATAAAGGACAATCCTACTTTGAGGGAACTGCTTAAATGGCTTGCTGACAAAGGCCTAAATGCTTATAGCATCTCGTGTGGAAGTTGCTTGCTCTATAACAGCATGTTCCCTAGGCATAAAGAACGAATGGACAAGAAGGTAGTGGATCTGGCAAGGGAGGTGGCCAAGGTGGAGATTCCAGCATATCGCGGGCACTTGgatgttgtagtagcttgcgAGGATGATGAAGATAATGACATTGACATCCCTCTCATATCCATTTACTTTCGTTAG
- the LOC113730911 gene encoding uncharacterized protein, producing the protein MAAALECWSSRASTDEDMVEQVVLMKTHHRSEASQETANSATTTGDGIKESSAMQKRLQRLSRNVSEAIASLKNSLNLDSARQPAFSAQSGGPESCRKQIWANVVRSLTQVYPCSQLPQKLVNNIRKHYDSLPISYAQAGFEMKDVFLHMKLIEQAIKEDHPAITIQEVSVNEVSGSVVFKLIFASKSSISWPAMSGALDNASICCKKVQIFERKDFTLGIVILLVHSGLQKLFKMRIENALKLSLKKAKGTTMKLPFRLCGSQKENTGCREFGEMDEDNREQDHRNGIESLSPEIQLKMPLPNSSIMVSVDEWQTLRAGGNEIGKWLLNTDGLEFTDQIGPNSFKGVYKGKRVGVERLKGCDKGTAADFELREDLLELMTCGHKKILQFYGVCIHENHGLCVVTRLMEGGSVHDLILKKKRLQIKELIRIAADVGEAIKFMNDHGVAYRDLNTQRILIDKQGNACLGDMGIVTVCRSGGEPMEYETDGYRWLAPEIIAGDPECVTETWKSNVYSFGMVIWEMVSGEMAYSAYSPVQAAVGIAACGLRPDIPRDCPPILRTLMTKCWNNCPSKRPHFSEILSTLIHASC; encoded by the exons ATGGCTGCAGCTTTAGAGTGCTGGTCGAGCCGAGCCAGCACGGACGAGGACATGGTGGAGCAAGTAGTCTTAATGAAAACGCACCACCGATCCGAAGCTTCACAGGAGACCGCAAATTCCGCCACTACAACTGGTGATGGTATTAAAGAATCCTCCGCAATGCAGAAGCGGCTGCAGAGGCTAAGCCGCAACGTGTCTGAAGCCATTGCCTCGCTCAAGAATTCCCTCAACCTCGACTCTGCCCGCCAGCCCGCGTTTTCAGCACAATCGGGTGGACCCGAAAGCTGCCGAAAACAGATTTGGGCAAATGTTGTGCGAAGCTTAACTCAAGTTTATCCATGTAGTCAGCTCCCACAAAAGCTCGTTAACAATATTCGCAAACATTACGATTCTTTACCAATAAG CTATGCACAAGCTGGATTCGAGATGAAGGATGTATTTCTGCATATGAAATTGATCGAGCAAGCGATAAAGGAGGACCATCCAGCGATAACGATACAAGAAGTGTCTGTTAACGAAGTTAGTGGTTCAGTTGTATTTAAGCTGATATTTGCTTCTAAATCTTCAATTTCATGGCCAGCAATGTCAGGGGCGCTTGATAATGCTTCAATTTGTTGCAAGAAAGTTCAGATATTTGAGAGGAAGGATTTCACTTTGGGAATtgttatacttttggttcaTTCTGGGCTACAAAAGTTGTTCAAAATGCGGATAGAAAATGCACTCAAATTGTCTCTAAAGAAAGCTAAAGGTACTACCATGAAGCTCCCATTTAGGCTTTGCGGCAGTCAGAAGGAGAATACTGGATGTAGAGAGTTCGGAGAGATGGATGAAGATAACCGGGAGCAGGATCATAGAAATGGAATTGAAAGTTTAAGCCCAGAGATTCAGTTGAAAATGCCTTTACCAAATAGTTCTATCATGGTTTCAGTTGATGAGTGGCAGACTTTGAGAGCAGGTGGGAATGAGATTGGGAAGTGGCTGCTGAACACGGATGGTCTTGAGTTTACCGATCAGATTGGGCCTAATTCGTTTAAGGGGGTTTACAAGGGGAAAAGGGTGGGAGTTGAGAGGCTGAAGGGGTGCGACAAGGGGACTGCAGCTGACTTTGAGCTTAGGGAAGATTTATTGGAGTTGATGACATGTGGGCACaagaaaattttgcaattttatGGCGTTTGTATTCATGAAAATCATGGCTTATGTGTTGTGACTAGACTAATGGAAGGTGGATCAGTTCATGATTTGATTCTGAAGAAAAAGAGACTTCAAATTAAAGAACTTATTAGGATTGCTGCTGATGTAGGGGAAGCGATCAAGTTTATGAATGATCATGGTGTAGCATATAGAGACCTTAATACACAAAGGATTCTGATTGATAAACAGGGAAATGCTTGCCTGGGAGACATGGGAATAGTTACAGTTTGCAGGAGTGGTGGTGAACCTATGGAGTATGAAACTGATGGCTATAGGTGGCTAGCTCCTGAG ATCATTGCAGGTGACCCTGAGTGTGTTACTGAGACATGGAAGAGTAATGTGTATAGCTTTGGCATGGTTATATGGGAAATGGTTAGTGGTGAGATGGCATATTCCGCTTATTCACCGGTTCAAGCTGCTGTTGGAATAGCTGCCTGTGGGCTTAGACCTGATATCCCAAGAGACTGCCCCCCAATCCTACGCACTCTGATGACCAAGTGTTGGAACAATTGCCCTTCCAAGCGTCCTCATTTCTCTGAAATTTTATCAACATTAATTCATGCATCCTGTTAA